Proteins found in one Oncorhynchus mykiss isolate Arlee chromosome 17, USDA_OmykA_1.1, whole genome shotgun sequence genomic segment:
- the LOC110493486 gene encoding germ cell-specific gene 1-like protein isoform X2, with the protein MLYIVLLIVGFSLMCLELVHSSTSNMIDGLKLNAFAAIFTVLSGLLGMVAHMMYTQVFQVTVTLGPADWRPYNWDYGWSFCMAWASFTCCMGASVTTLNSYTKTVIEFRHKRKTFVQSIRKEQARQALGYYRDHSLRSISQTVEVYTQTPYSSGIRTHVPAASLDPSDISETLGEDQC; encoded by the exons ATGCTGTACATAGTCCTGTTGATAGTGGGTTTCAGCCTGATGTGTCTAGAACTGGTTCACTCCAGCACCAGCAACATGATAGATGGACTGAAACTGAACGCCTTCGCTGCAATCTTCACCGTCCTCTCAG GGCTCCTGGGTATGGTGGCCCACATGATGTACACACAGGTGTTCCAGGTGACAGTCACCCTGGGCCCTGCAGACTGGAGGCCCTATAACTGGGACTACGGATGGTCCTTCtg CATGGCCTGGGCATCCTTCACCTGCTGCATGGGTGCATCAGTCACCACCCTCAACTCCTACACCAAGACTGTCATCGAGTTCCGACACAAACGCAAGACCTTCGTGCAGAGCATCCGAAAGGAGCAGGCGCGGCAGGCGTTGGGATACTACCGCGATCACTCCCTGCGCTCCATATCCCAAACCGTGGAGGTGTACACACAGACGCCGTACAGCAGTGGTATTAGGACGCACGTACCGGCCGCGTCGTTAGACCCGAGTGACATATCAGAGACTCTGGGGGAAGACCAGTGCTGA
- the LOC110493486 gene encoding germ cell-specific gene 1-like protein isoform X1: MKTTRKCRALLSVSMNLLALFFSITAFITTYWCVGTQRVPKPKCTKLRTHNCIDYGVNETDPKVVVYSWETGDDRFLFRQFHTGIWFSCAENIHDEGEKCRSFIDLAPASERGLLGMVAHMMYTQVFQVTVTLGPADWRPYNWDYGWSFCMAWASFTCCMGASVTTLNSYTKTVIEFRHKRKTFVQSIRKEQARQALGYYRDHSLRSISQTVEVYTQTPYSSGIRTHVPAASLDPSDISETLGEDQC; this comes from the exons ATGAAGACCACTCGCAAGTGCAGGGCACTGCTGTCCGTTAGTATGAATCTTTTAGCACTATTTTTCTCAATAACTGCTTTCATCACAACATACTGGTGCGTCGGCACGCAGCGCGTCCCCAAGCCGAAGTGCACTAAACTTCGCACGCACAACTGCATCGATTATGGAGTGAacgagacggaccccaaagtagTGGTGTACAGTTGGGAAACGGGGGACGACCGGTTCCTATTCAGACAGTTCCACACCGGGATCTGGTTCTCCTGTGCGGAGAATATCCATGATGAAG GTGAGAAATGCAGGAGCTTTATCGATCTGGCTCCGGCTTCAGAgagag GGCTCCTGGGTATGGTGGCCCACATGATGTACACACAGGTGTTCCAGGTGACAGTCACCCTGGGCCCTGCAGACTGGAGGCCCTATAACTGGGACTACGGATGGTCCTTCtg CATGGCCTGGGCATCCTTCACCTGCTGCATGGGTGCATCAGTCACCACCCTCAACTCCTACACCAAGACTGTCATCGAGTTCCGACACAAACGCAAGACCTTCGTGCAGAGCATCCGAAAGGAGCAGGCGCGGCAGGCGTTGGGATACTACCGCGATCACTCCCTGCGCTCCATATCCCAAACCGTGGAGGTGTACACACAGACGCCGTACAGCAGTGGTATTAGGACGCACGTACCGGCCGCGTCGTTAGACCCGAGTGACATATCAGAGACTCTGGGGGAAGACCAGTGCTGA